A genomic window from Yarrowia lipolytica chromosome 1D, complete sequence includes:
- a CDS encoding uncharacterized protein (Compare to YALI0D19580g, weakly similar to uniprot|P32901 Saccharomyces cerevisiae YKR093W Peptide transporter PTR2 (Peptide permease PTR2)) — protein sequence METPSLAQSDSSGVSLLQLAGDIEETPRVMTIGSARDTNPTDTCADDAHRPSTNTSTSHPQDTRYNSNLRLETANTDSYVSVCDLDNYGTASLRHSPSRDTTLDPTYTTRHDITTVTTPHTSHTETSPLLKKPTSMTTDVADSEEGEIISLPDLPEDVPHISDKIPYSAYLVAVVELCERFTYYGLSGPFQNYIQNPREGRLPGALGLGQQKAVALLYAFQFWCYLTPIFGAIIADSYWGKYKTILRFAIVNVIGVFVLVISSLPVNIDNGWALPGLLLAMVIIGLGTGGIKANVSPLIGEQYRNEKYRLVYTKNESQAIISPVVTIQSIFMIFYYCINIGCLAPMITSYVEMKVDFWAAYLIPGVFFFFGMAALVMGRNMYYCAPVKGSVVPDAVAVSWMLFKERGNKCDTETSALPRDTDAESSSRTSQESLLSQDLETSPEFISSVDTTISPRAMYVSKASGNKYSASFVQDIIVTLKACRVFLFYPVYWLVYGQMTSNFIAQAGQMNTYSIPNDIMSNIDPITLLLFIPIVEKKLYPWLRSRGYSFGPLARIFTGFLCAALAMVWACGVQVFIYRGQADTKIDEVGVENLVSVFWQVPAYIFIAFSEILASVTGLEYAFLNAPKTMKSLVMSVFLVTNAGGYAMGIVISPWFKDPYMVTCYFWIAALTFATGALFRYCFRD from the coding sequence ATGGAGACTCCAAGCCTGGCCCAGAGCGATTCCAGCGGAGTCAGTCTGTTGCAACTAGCTGGAGACATTGAAGAGACGCCGAGAGTAATGACTATTGGCAGTGCCAGAGACACAAATCCCACCGACACATGCGCAGACGATGCCCACAGACCCAGCACCAACACATCCACTAGCCACCCCCAAGACACCCGCTACAACAGTAACCTGCGACTTGAAACCGCCAACACAGACAGCTACGTGAGCGTTTGTGATCTCGACAACTACGGAACGGCCTCCTTGCGACACTCGCCTTCTCGTGACACAACTCTCGACCCTACATACACCACCAGACACGATATTACCACGGTCACCACCCCCCACACTAGCCACACGGAAACAAGCCCGCTGCTCAAGAAACCCACCTCCATGACTACCGACGTTGCCGACTCGGAGGAAGGCGAAATCATCTCGCTCCCAGACCTCCCCGAAGACGTGCCCCACATCTCCGATAAAATCCCCTACTCGGCCTATCTGGTGGCAGTAGTCGAGCTCTGTGAACGGTTCACCTACTACGGACTCTCGGGTCCCTTCCAGAACTACATCCAGAACCCGCGGGAGGGCCGACTACCTGGAGCCCTCGGCCTGGGCCAACAAAAGGCCGTGGCTCTCCTCTATGCCTTCCAGTTCTGGTGCTACCTAACCCCCATTTTCGGAGCTATCATTGCTGACTCATACTGGGGCAAGTACAAGACAATTCTTCGGTTCGCCATCGTCAATGTTATTGGCGTCTTTGTGCTGGTgatctcttctcttcccGTCAACATTGACAACGGATGGGCTCTCCCaggcctgctgctggccatgGTCATCATCGGACTCGGAACAGGAGGAATCAAGGCCAACGTGAGTCCTCTGATTGGAGAGCAGTACCGAAACGAAAAGTACAGACTCGTCTATACCAAGAACGAGTCTCAAGCCATTATTTCCCCTGTCGTCACCATCCAGTCCATCTTCATGATCTTCTACTACTGCATCAACATTGGCTGCCTGGCCCCCATGATTACATCTTACGTGGAAATGAAGGTCGACTTCTGGGCTGCTTATCTCATCCCTGGcgtctttttcttctttggaATGGCTGCCCTGGTTATGGGAAGAAACATGTACTACTGCGCTCCTGTCAAGGGAAGTGTTGTTCCCGATGCCGTGGCTGTCTCTTGGATGCTCTTCAAGGAGCGAGGCAACAAATGTGACACTGAGACAAGCGCTCTCCCACGGGACACCGATGCTGAATCTTCCTCTCGTACCTCCCAAGAGTCTCTGCTCTCCCAGGACCTTGAAACTTCCCCCGAGTTCATCTCCTCCGTCGACACCACCATCTCTCCTCGAGCCATGTACGTTTCCAAGGCCTCGGGCAACAAGTATTCTGCTTCCTTCGTGCAGGATATCATTGTCACGCTCAAGGCATGTCGGGTATTCCTCTTTTACCCCGTCTACTGGCTTGTTTACGGCCAGATGACATCCAACTTCATTGCTCAGGCTGGTCAGATGAATACCTACTCCATTCCCAACGACATTATGAGCAACATTGACCCAATCACCCTACTTCTGTTCATTCCCATTGTTGAGAAGAAGTTATATCCCTGGTTGCGATCTCGAGGCTACTCGTTTGGTCCTCTTGCTCGAATCTTCACTGGCTTCTTGTGTGCTGCATTGGCCATGGTCTGGGCCTGTGGAGTGCAGGTGTTTATCTACCGAGGCCAGGCAGACACAAAGATTGACGAGGTTGGTGTGGAGAACCTGGTATCTGTCTTCTGGCAGGTGCCTGCATACATTTTCATTGCATTTTCCGAGATTTTGGCCTCCGTCACTGGTTTGGAGTATGCATTCTTGAACGCTCCCAAAACGATGAAATCACTGGTTATGAGTGTCTTCCTTGTCACCAATGCTGGTGGTTACGCCATGGGTATTGTCATTAGTCCGTGGTTCAAGGACCCCTACATGGTGACTTGTTACTTCTGGATTGCCGCATTGACGTTTGCCACAGGAGCTCTGTTCCGATACTGCTTCAGGGACTGA
- a CDS encoding uncharacterized protein (Compare to YALI0D19602g, similar to DEHA0E01276g Debaryomyces hansenii IPF 5727.1): MYKAKTFSELVFQATPSDQPWQQNNISPATRTAFPVRIHKTEGTVAGAPSLCQPRDQPSPQSFHTFHSPKNNSSRDTNLGSCLFTSADSLITFDFGQNICGVVTLKFGPRSSKTILGLAFSESSDFVGRNSDKSVDFKVTDGHVTVEVYPGISEYTMPVEKLRGAFRYLTVFVASKTRDCIAHVTSVSCKMTQMPSSASLNKYSGFFHSSDPLLNKIWYAGAYTIQLATISSVQGRKSDYVVKSRGWDNSGHVSQGLEVLTDGAKRDRSVWSGDRLISTSVYHCAFGGVNSAATATAIDWIFAGQQPDGRLPYACKPADLYGSDTFHLWGLLGLYELWQHSGDFQRVRELWVPFKKGVELGMSWIDSDYGLAKIVCGLDWGRSVLQGHSLSLNVLLYACLVCSVEIGNLLGEPEAQLAIWINTAESLHVRINELLWDAEKGLFKDNLSSTLYPQDGNCLVIYYGVCDGERSKTVSERLFARWNQFGPINPESNGMISTFISGIEVMAHHQAGRTLRALALIRQTWSYALSAPWSVKSSLVEGFYKDGTCSYPSDKHDSSYISHSHPWSTGPTSFLSYKICGLRFTNPNHVTWTLQPTLADLDFCITGFTSAKTGYLVGGWKRDSKNLLQIAVKSTPGTIGEICVPLILGKQLKMTVNGVNVNLLNLEMDEGWAYVKGIEGGCHTVYAWYLD, encoded by the coding sequence ATGTACAAAGCAAAGACCTTCTCCGAGCTCGTGTTCCAAGCAACACCCTCGGACCAACCTTGGCAACAAAACAACATCTCCCCAGCTACCCGAACAGCCTTCCCAGTGAGAATCCACAAAACAGAGGGAACTGTAGCAGGAGCACCTTCCCTCTGCCAACCGCGCGATCAACCCTCCCCCCAGAGCTTCCACACGTTCCACAGTCCCAAAAACAATTCCTCTCGTGACACCAATCTTGGCTCCTGTCTCTTTACCTCCGCTGATAGTCTCATCACGTTTGATTTCGGCCAAAACATTTGTGGCGTCGTCACTCTCAAATTTGGACCCAGAAGCTCAAAGACAATTCTGGGACTCGCCTTCTCCGAATCAAGCGATTTCGTTGGCAGAAACTCGGACAAATCTGTCGACTTCAAGGTCACCGAtggccacgtgactgtcGAGGTATACCCAGGCATCTCCGAATACACAATGCCTGTGGAGAAGCTGAGAGGAGCATTTAGATACCTGACAGTGTTTGTAGCGAGCAAAACCCGTGACTGCATTGCACATGTGACATCTGTGTCTTGCAAAATGACCCAGatgccttcttctgcctcCCTCAACAAATACTCTGGGTTTTTCCACTCCAGTGATCCTCTGCTGAACAAAATTTGGTACGCTGGAGCTTACACTATCCAGCTTGCGACCATATCGTCAGTCCAGGGTCGCAAGAGTGACTACGTCGTCAAATCTCGTGGATGGGACAATTCTGGTCATGTAAGTCAGGGCCTGGAGGTGCTTACTGACGGTGCAAAGCGAGACCGTAGCGTCTGGTCTGGTGATCGGCTCATTAGCACTTCAGTTTACCACTGTGCTTTCGGAGGTGTCAATTCGGCTGCCACCGCAACTGCAATTGATTGGATTTTTGCGGGCCAACAGCCTGATGGACGTCTTCCTTACGCTTGCAAGCCTGCTGATCTTTACGGCTCCGATACCTTCCACTTGTGGGGGTTACTGGGCTTGTATGAGCTGTGGCAACACAGTGGAGATTTCCAGCGAGTGCGAGAATTATGGGTTCCGTTCAAAAAGGGAGTGGAACTGGGTATGAGCTGGATCGACTCTGACTACGGACTGGCCAAGATTGTTTGTGGTCTTGATTGGGGCCGGTCTGTACTTCAGGGTCATTCTCTTTCTTTGAACGTGCTTCTTTATGCCTGCTTAGTGTGCTCGGTCGAGATTGGCAACCTCTTGGGAGAGCCTGAAGCTCAACTAGCTATCTGGATCAATACCGCTGAGAGTCTGCACGTGCGTATCAACGAGCTGCTCTGGGACGCAGAGAAAGGTCTCTTCAAAGATAACCTCTCGTCAACACTCTACCCCCAAGATGGCAACTGCCTGGTAATTTACTATGGGGTGTGTGATGGTGAACGGTCAAAGACTGTTTCTGAGAGGCTCTTTGCTCGTTGGAACCAATTTGGACCTATCAACCCTGAGAGTAACGGCATGATCAGCACATTTATCAGTGGTATTGAGGTTATGGCTCATCACCAAGCTGGAAGAACCCTTAGAGCACTAGCTCTTATTCGCCAGACCTGGTCTTACGCTCTGTCTGCGCCCTGGAGTGTCAAATCCAGTCTTGTGGAGGGCTTCTATAAGGACGGAACCTGCTCTTATCCGTCCGATAAGCATGACAGCAGCTACatcagccacagccacccCTGGTCTACAGGTCCCACGAGCTTTCTCAGCTACAAAATCTGTGGACTGCGCttcaccaaccccaaccacgtgacctggaCTCTTCAGCCTACTCTGGCTGATTTGGATTTCTGCATTACTGGGTTTACTTCGGCCAAGACAGGGTATCTCGTTGGAGGGTGGAAGCGGGACTCGAAGAACCTGCTCCAGATTGCAGTAAAGTCTACTCCAGGGACTATTGGCGAAATTTGTGTCCCTCTCATTCTCGGTAAGCAGCTGAAGATGACTGTCAATGGTGTCAATGTGAATCTGTTGAATCTCGAGATGGACGAAGGATGGGCGTATGTCAAGGGGATCGAGGGCGGTTGCCATACCGTCTACGCTTGGTATCTAGACTAG
- a CDS encoding uncharacterized protein (Compare to YALI0D19624g, similar to Saccharomyces cerevisiae LOC1 (YFR001W); ancestral locus Anc_8.91, similar to uniprot|P43586 Saccharomyces cerevisiae YFR001w LOC1 related to rabbit triadin SPP41P) has product MVPKRFRKENAGAREVKSEVFGDKKARNQLAHTSKNYDNANEQPRKFKNRVAKPKDNGKPKVKKARVYTEKELGIPKLNTAIDPEGAKKALRGKKGKKFVDNDQMNLLVSIVNEKIDSRNASKLEKARQLEMIREQKRKEIEKREAEKEAEIEQKKKEIKKTSRGKSADKVQKKMEELKKKEEGKGNSKKKSVSFA; this is encoded by the coding sequence ATGGTCCCCAAACGATTTCGAAAGGAGAACGCCGGCGCGCGAGAGGTCAAGAGTGAGGTTTTCGGCGACAAAAAGGCTCGAAACCAGCTCGCACACACCTCGAAAAACTACGACAACGCCAACGAGCAGCCCCGCAAGTTCAAGAACCGGGTGGCCAAGCCCAAAGACAACGGCAAgcccaaggtcaagaaggcccGAGTGTACACAGAAAAGGAACTGGGAATCCCCAAATTGAACACGGCCATCGATCCCGAGGGAGCCAAGAAGGCACTGAGAggcaagaagggcaagaagtTTGTGGATAACGACCAAATGAACCTGTTAGTTAGCATTGTCAACGAGAAGATTGACTCTCGAAACGCCAGTAAGCTGGAAAAGGCCCGTCAGCTGGAGATGATCCGAGAGCAGAAGCGaaaggagattgagaagcgagaggctgagaaggaggccgagatcgagcagaagaagaaggaaatcAAAAAGACCAGCCGAGGCAAGAGTGCTGACAAAgtgcagaagaagatggaggagctcaagaagaaggaggagggcaaggGAAAttccaagaagaagagcgtCAGCTTTGCTTAA
- a CDS encoding uncharacterized protein (Compare to YALI0D19536g, weakly similar to uniprot|Q802V5 Brachydanio rerio Similar to TBP-interacting protein), whose translation MTDSSLFIREQLEKIQSFDADLRFMALSDMSSVVSGPDFVSVVATDSRLVDRMLTAVIEKLNDPISEVQNQSVRCMEVLIRQVSETQINFVIQTLIDSDSHSVGKKADAGIESNITCTALKAIVGKLEASSRNARLLARLLIPWMTKPVSASSVDIVDIGIDFVRRFGSSLTAEEIATLKTHFVGLLKSPEPMIQKRAVLGLSALARYLSTPEFDSLVQHCIGMLPKQPKIVVTLIGSLVSGEPAKFAPYAPATFPLVFDCLQLDLEEDPDEDNSQLLELREVTLYSLEGFLKLPQAIVTTFVEKLVEASRKFIVYDPNFIDDDDDDENMDEDDDEDEDDDDDDDDEFDSYSDDEDQSWKLRRYAAKLADSIVKNCAQTIISLVYASLYPCILKRLAQERETTVVVALLDTLGSIVVYSGVSGARSRVRRGSDASMRVVENDPIEKLDATRTKLIQMTSKWLTQQATAPLAAFVYRSLAQTLEAHVLEVIPVLHNAVIDGKHAQTTLLADALEISQIAVSKTDWSDFTDQYLAQIQDLIQAGLKDTFFKVPVAAIDLVMCLMGVNPEFKPRDAIEALILDFASSTAIDSEIRVRAISCLGKLNDGQESHAILLKSLENETFRLAAIGAVRDLVERDRVTRGEFASHVVSQLVTLLRQSQRLLRLSALETLKEMSASSVVDTTSAEHVISSFLNNGSRDIDDLQLVALEIDVIANLFSLVSSNDKLVQPVIELPLNHIHVTSELLADSFVNFYAQITSLRTDLRHVIYEQLLRACDSGHKGISTQIIGFVCAGDDQLTNTYISRASEAGGASSESRASDLLILGYIGAAKALPISPELFAPHLTGSDEVIRYASAVALGNCARANPNFLTYTLSLLNQVTYLALVALREYIKSSTSDPEPLFSRLFDISEMDDNIQSVVSECVGRICVRHEAYVGDLKKRLGDPNSVTQAIVLSSLRYIFGQVSSSEDVPEDLHSVPRDLVTLVDNVKQDNTVELSLTCLNAILHNAPTLALPILPALVSTLITHTYVNADLIRQVQMGPFKLKVDDGLSLRKTTYDSVLSLLSNIDAKSLTAHLPSQQLLALFERLLAGLSDEHNIQILSLVCIPKAVAVDISLLGAHIDVGEGTKPAVNVLTTTLTGLLNKEVKESAIKQEFEKKNEIQRNVLRCVGSITTLLDDAPVQPLTDVELNSWTEFGHFVERFK comes from the coding sequence ATGACTGACTCTTCTCTGTTCATTCGCGAGCAATTGGAAAAGATCCAGTCGTTCGATGCGGACCTACGGTTCATGGCCCTCAGTGACATGAGTTCGGTCGTGTCTGGACCTgactttgtgtctgtggtcgCCACCGACTCTCGCCTGGTGGATCGAATGCTCACAGCTGTCATCGAAAAGCTCAACGACCCGATATCCGAGGTCCAGAACCAATCAGTGCGGTGCATGGAGGTGCTTATTCGTCAGGTGAGCGAGACGCAGATCAACTTTGTCATCCAGACGCTCATTGACTCCGATAGCCACTCTGTGGGCAAGAAGGCTGACGCTGGAATCGAAAGCAACATCACGTGCACGGCgctcaaggccattgtcggTAAGCTGGAGGCCTCTAGTCGAAACGCCCGCCTGCTGGCCCGTCTCCTCATTCCCTGGATGACAAAGCCGGTGTCAGCCTCGTCAGTCGACATTGTGGACATTGGCATCGACTTTGTGCGACGGTTCGGCTCATCGCTCACTGCCGAGGAAATTGCCACTCTCAAAACGCACTTTGTGGGTCTCCTCAAGTCGCCTGAGCCAATGATCCAGAAACGAGCTGTGCTGGGTCTGTCTGCCCTGGCCCGATACCTCTCTACACCTGAGTTCGACTCTCTCGTGCAGCACTGCATTGGCATGCTGCCAAAACAGCCCAAGATTGTGGTTACGCTGATTGGCAGCCTGGTAAGCGGAGAGCCTGCCAAGTTCGCTCCCTACGCCCCCGCCACGTTTCCTCTGGTGTTCGACTGTCTGCAGCTGgacctggaggaggacccCGATGAGGACAACtcgcagctgctggagctgagAGAAGTTACGCTGTACTCTCTGGAGGGCTTCTTGAAACTGCCCCAGGCGATTGTCACCACATttgtggagaagttggTGGAGGCATCTCGAAAATTCATTGTCTACGACCCTAACTTCatcgacgacgatgacgatgatgagaacatggacgaggatgatgacgaggatgaagatgacgatgacgatgacgatgacgagTTTGACTCGTACTCCGACGATGAGGACCAGTCCTGGAAGCTGCGACGATATGCTGCTAAGCTAGCCGACTCAATTGTCAAGAACTGCGCCCAGACCATTATTTCTCTCGTCTACGCCTCTCTCTACCCCTGCATTCTCAAACGTCTCGCACAGGAGCGAGAGACCACAGTCGTTGTGGCTCTTCTCGACACACTGGGAAGTATTGTGGTCTACAGCGGGGTGAGTGGAGCTCGATCGCGGGTTAGACGTGGCTCCGACGCATCCATGcgggtggtggagaacgACCCCATCGAGAAGCTCGAtgctactcgtacaaagCTCATCCAGATGACCTCCAAGTGGCTGACTCAACAGGCTACTGCTCCCCTGGCCGCTTTTGTGTACAGGTCGCTGGCTCAGACCCTCGAAGCACATGTGCTGGAGGTGATCCCAGTTCTCCATAATGCCGTTATTGACGGAAAGCATGCCCAGACTACTCTTCTGGCTGATGCTTTGGAAATTTCGCAGATTGCAGTTTCGAAAACTGACTGGTCGGACTTTACCGATCAGTACCTGGCCCAAATTCAGGATCTGATCCAGGCCGGTCTTAAGGACACCTTTTTCAAGGTGCCTGTGGCTGCTATCGATCTTGTCATGTGTCTGATGGGTGTGAATCCCGAGTTCAAGCCCCGGGACGCCATTGAGGCCCTCATCCTCGACtttgcttcttccactgcGATTGATTCGGAGATTCGAGTGCGAGCAATTTCGTGCCTCGGCAAGCTTAACGACGGTCAGGAGAGCCACGCCATTCTGCTCAAGTCCCTCGAAAATGAGACATTCCGACTTGCTGCTATCGGTGCAGTGCGAGACCTTGTTGAACGTGACCGTGTGACCCGAGGCGAATTTgcgagtcacgtggtttcACAGCTTGTCACCTTGTTGCGTCAGTCGCAGCGGCTTTTGCGGCTGTCCGCCCTGgagactctcaaggagatgagTGCAAGCAGTGTGGTGGACACTACTAGCGCAGAGCACGTGATCTCGTCGTTCTTGAACAATGGGTCTCGAGATATCGACGATCTGCAGCTCGTTGCTCTGGAAATTGACGTTATTGCTAACCTGTTCTCGCTGGTGTCTTCCAACGACAAGCTAGTGCAGCCCGTGATTGAGCTCCCTCTGAACCACATCCATGTGACATCAGAGCTGTTGGCTGACTCCTTCGTCAACTTTTACGCACAAATCACATCCCTGCGGACCGACCTGCGTCATGTCATCTACGAGCAGCTTTTGCGAGCCTGTGATTCCGGCCACAAGGGCATCTCCACACAAATCATTGGTTTTGTCTGTGCTGGTGACGACCAGCTGACTAACACCTACATTTCGCGAGCCTCTGAGGCTGGTGGCGCCTCTTCTGAGTCCAGAGCTTCCGACCTGCTCATTCTGGGTTACATTGGTGCTGCCAAGGCCCTGCCAATCTCTCCCGAGCTGTTTGCTCCTCATTTGACAGGATCCGATGAGGTAATTCGATATGCGTCTGCGGTTGCTCTGGGTAACTGTGCTCGTGCCAATCCGAACTTTCTCACATACACactctctcttctcaacCAGGTCACCTATCTTGCTCTGGTTGCTCTGCGAGAGTACATCAAGTCGTCCACGTCTGACCCCGAGCCGCTGTTTTCGCGGCTGTTTGACATTTCCGAAATGGACGACAACATCCAGAGCGTGGTAAGCGAGTGTGTGGGTCGAATCTGTGTGCGGCATGAGGCGTATGTTGGTGACCTGAAGAAACGGCTGGGAGACCCCAACTCTGTCACGCAAGCCATTGTTCTGTCTTCTCTGCGGTACATCTTCGGTCAGGTGTCGTCTTCTGAGGACGTTCCCGAGGATCTGCATTCTGTGCCTCGAGATCTAGTAACTCTTGTGGACAATGTGAAGCAGGACAACACCGTGGAGCTGAGCTTGACGTGTCTGAATGCCATTCTGCACAATGCACCTACTCTGGCTCTCCCTATTCTGCCAGCTCTTGTGTCCACCTTGATCACCCACACCTATGTGAACGCCGATCTCATTCGACAGGTGCAGATGGGTCCTTTCAAGCTCAAGGTTGACGATGGACTGAGTCTCCGAAAGACCACCTACGACAGTGttctgtctctgttgtCCAACATTGACGCCAAATCTCTGACCGCTCATCTTCCcagccagcagctgcttgcGCTGTTTGAGCGGCTTCTTGCTGGTCTTTCCGACGAACACAATATCCAGATTCTGTCGCTGGTGTGCATTCCCAAGGCCGTGGCTGTGGACATCTCCCTTCTGGGGGCCCACATTGACGTTGGAGAAGGCACCAAGCCTGCTGTGAACGTGCTGACTACTACTCTCACCggtctgctcaacaaggaggtcaaggagagTGCCATTAAGCAAgagtttgagaagaagaacgagaTCCAGCGAAACGTTCTGCGGTGTGTTGGTTCCATTACCACGTTGTTGGACGACGCTCCGGTCCAGCCTCTTACGGATGTGGAGCTCAACTCGTGGACCGAGTTTGGTCATTTTGTCGAACGGTTCAAGTAG
- a CDS encoding uncharacterized protein (Compare to YALI0D19558g, similar to uniprot|P32901 Saccharomyces cerevisiae YKR093W Peptide transporter PTR2 (Peptide permease PTR2), similar to Saccharomyces cerevisiae PTR2 (YKR093W); ancestral locus Anc_5.698): MPVAAFVSVGYKQREIGFQRDGRHVLVENLNQTSSICWGGCPAIWTTFTPFYKMEKNNQGEIVEPVYTATNTELGSVNQLAEEVVETERVPSYDSDIDTKHEVSTTINALGPEPTEEEMLTLRRVSDSLPKAAWMVAVVELGERFTYYGITGPFQNYMQRKRGFGAHAGALDLGQSTASALSYFFQFWCYVTPILGAIIADTWWGKYKTLFVFSLIYVTGNLILFVTSLPSSLDAGAGLGGLVTAMIVIGLGTGGIKSNVSPLISEQYTNTKFYIRTLKSGERVVVDPNQTIQSIFMVFYMCINVGSLSAIATTNLERYVDFWAAYLLPFAFFFIAIAALVLGNKYYVKRPPMGSVIPQAFRVVFAAAKKKSFDAAKPSYRQENGESEVPWTDLFVDEVRRAFIACKVFVIYPIYWVVYGQMLNNFVSQAGQMQTHGIPNDIMQNIDPIAIIIFIPIMEKLVYPGLRRVGIKMRPITRITLGFFFASCAMAYAAIVQKIIYSAGPCYDAPGACPAALLPDGENYAPNNVHVAVQTPAYAFIALSEIFASITGLEYAYTKAPTSMKSFIMSIFLFTNAIGAAIGIALSPTAKDPKLIWTYTGLAGATFVAGWIVWFGYRHLNKVEDELNVIDAEYTAELNATLMHDKEKADLERAHKTAIVDEGVEKVF; encoded by the coding sequence ATGCCCGTTGCCGCCTTTGTCTCTGTGGGGTATAAACAAAGGGAAATAGGCTTCCAGAGAGATGGACGTCATGTCTTGGTAGAGAACCTAAATCAGACCAGTAGTATATGTTGGGGTGGGTGTCCTGCCATTTGGACAACATTCACGCCGTTTTACAAGATGGAAAAGAACAATCAGGGCGAGATCGTCGAGCCCGTGTACACCGCCACCAACACCGAGCTTGGATCGGTAAACCagctggccgaggaggtggttgaGACTGAACGAGTGCCTTCTTACGACTCGGATATCGACACTAAACATGAGgtttccaccaccatcaacgCCCTGGGCCCCGAGcccaccgaggaggagatgctgACTCTCCGACGAGTGTCCGACTCGCTCCCCAAGGCTGCCTGGATGGTGGCTGTGGTCGAGCTGGGTGAGCGATTCACCTACTACGGTATCACCGGTCCTTTCCAGAACTACATGCAGCGAAAGCGAGGCTTTGGCGCGCACGCCGGTGCTCTTGATCTCGGTCAGTCCACCGCCTCTGCTCTGTCCTACTTTTTCCAGTTCTGGTGTTACGTGACTCCCATTCTCGGAGCCATCATCGCCGACACCTGGTGGGGAAAGTACAAGACCCTGTTTGTCTTCTCCCTCATCTACGTCACTGGTAACCTGATTCTGTTTGTCACTTCTCTGCCCTCGTCTCTGGACGCCGGAGCCGGTCTCGGAGGTCTGGTCACCGCCATGATTGTCATTGGTCTCGGAACTGGAGGTATCAAATCTAACGTGTCTCCTCTCATTTCCGAGCAgtacaccaacaccaagtTCTACATTCGAACTCTCAAGTCTGGCGAGCGAGTTGTCGTCGACCCCAACCAGACCATTCAGTCCATTTTCATGGTCTTCTACATGTGCATTAACGTCGGCTCTCTGTCCGCCATTGCAACCACAAACCTGGAGCGATACGTCGACTTCTGGGCTGCCTACCTGCTGCCCTttgccttcttcttcattgCAATTGCTGCTCTGGTCCTCGGTAACAAGTACTACGTCAAGCGACCTCCTATGGGCTCTGTTATTCCCCAGGCCTTCCGAGTCGTctttgctgctgccaagaagaagtccTTCGATGCTGCCAAACCCTCTTACCGACAGGAGAACGGCGAGAGCGAGGTTCCCTGGACCGATCTCTTTGTTGACGAGGTCCGACGAGCTTTCATTGCCTGCAAGGTCTTCGTCATCTACCCCATCTACTGGGTTGTGTACGGCCAGATGCTTAACAACTTCGTGTCCCAAGCCGGCCAGATGCAGACCCACGGTATCCCCAACGATATCATGCAGAACATTGACCCCATTGCCATCATTATCTTCATTCCCATCATGGAGAAGCTCGTCTACCCCGGTCTTCGACGAGTTGGTATCAAGATGCGACCCATTACCCGAATCACTCTCGGTTTCTTCTTCGCTTCTTGTGCCATGGCCTACGCTGCCATTGTCCAGAAGATCATCTACTCTGCCGGTCCTTGTTACGACGCTCCCGGTGCCTGTCCCGCAGCTCTTCTGCCCGACGGAGAGAACTACGCTCCCAATAATGTCCACGTTGCCGTCCAGACTCCCGCCTACGCCTTCATTGCTCTGTCGGAGATTTTCGCCTCTATCACCGGTCTGGAGTACGCCTACACCAAGGCTCCTACTTCCATGAAGTCCTTCATCATGTccatcttcctcttcaCCAACGCCATTGGTGCTGCCATCGGTATTGCTCTGTCCCCTACCgccaaggaccccaagctCATCTGGACCTACACCGGTCTTGCCGGAGCCACCTTTGTTGCTGGATGGATTGTCTGGTTCGGATACCGACATCTTAACAAGGTGGAAGACGAGCTCAACGTCATTGACGCCGAGTACACCGCTGAGCTCAACGCCACTCTGATGCATGAtaaggagaaggctgatCTGGAGCGAGCCCACAAGACCGCCATTGTCGACGAgggtgtggagaaggtTTTCTAA